Proteins encoded in a region of the Marmota flaviventris isolate mMarFla1 chromosome 3, mMarFla1.hap1, whole genome shotgun sequence genome:
- the LOC114082034 gene encoding beta-defensin 106A-like, which translates to MKTGLFLFAALFFLAPAKNEFFDEKCYQFKGKCMRHCQKNEELVALCQKSLKCCLTLQPCGKIRLDD; encoded by the exons ATGAAGACTGGCCTCTTTCTATTTGCTGCTCTCTTCTTTCTGGCTCCAG CCAAGAATGAGTTTTTTGATGAGAAATGCTACCAGTTTAAAGGGAAATGCATGCGTCATTGTCAGAAAAATGAAGAGCTTGTGGCTCTGTGCCAGAAGTCCCTGAAATGCTGTCTGACGCTCCAACCCTGTGGGAAGATTAGATTGGATGACTGA